The Flavobacterium piscisymbiosum genome includes a region encoding these proteins:
- a CDS encoding porin family protein — MKKFILAALLCISVNGFAQLIQFGPQFSYNITSPLTDDFSSKSSGTGYGVAGFARVNLLLFYGQAEFGYAKSEFSLSQTGIGETEYKLSGTDATLLIGFKVVPLGKLGNVRIFAGYNWKSYSDIKANNSLNYIAFEKNNSSILGGVGVDLWKLTLDYRYLAGVTDLDPSGRNIKTAVSNISLGFKFL, encoded by the coding sequence ATGAAAAAATTCATTTTAGCAGCATTATTATGTATTAGTGTAAATGGTTTTGCACAATTGATACAATTTGGACCTCAGTTTTCTTATAATATTACTTCTCCACTTACCGATGATTTTAGCTCAAAAAGCTCCGGAACTGGATATGGCGTTGCGGGATTTGCAAGAGTAAATTTATTGCTTTTTTATGGACAGGCAGAATTTGGTTATGCTAAATCAGAATTTAGTCTTTCGCAAACCGGAATTGGAGAAACTGAATATAAATTATCAGGAACTGATGCAACTCTCCTTATTGGTTTTAAAGTAGTTCCTTTAGGAAAATTAGGAAATGTTCGAATTTTTGCCGGATATAACTGGAAAAGTTACTCTGATATTAAAGCCAATAATAGTTTGAATTATATTGCTTTTGAAAAAAACAACAGTAGTATTCTTGGCGGAGTTGGTGTAGATTTATGGAAACTGACTTTAGATTACAGATACCTCGCCGGAGTTACGGATCTTGATCCTTCTGGCAGAAATATAAAAACTGCAGTTTCTAATATTTCGCTTGGTTTTAAGTTTTTATAA
- a CDS encoding GNAT family N-acetyltransferase, giving the protein MEIKAIEASQTWQIRHEVMWPDEPFEFVQLEEDNLGLHFGVFDQEKLVSIVSCFIVDDEMQFRKLATLEEFQGKGIASQLLNYILKLAKEKNLNKMWCNARTSKKTFYEKFGMKDTHKTFVKANQKFTIMEILLENYKRNY; this is encoded by the coding sequence ATGGAAATAAAAGCAATTGAAGCCTCGCAAACCTGGCAAATCAGGCATGAAGTAATGTGGCCGGATGAGCCCTTTGAATTTGTACAATTAGAAGAAGATAATCTAGGATTGCATTTTGGTGTTTTTGATCAGGAAAAACTAGTTTCGATCGTTTCCTGCTTTATAGTTGATGATGAAATGCAATTTAGAAAATTAGCCACTTTAGAAGAATTTCAGGGAAAAGGAATTGCTTCTCAGCTTCTAAACTATATTTTGAAGCTAGCAAAAGAAAAGAATTTGAACAAAATGTGGTGCAATGCCAGAACAAGTAAAAAAACTTTTTATGAGAAATTTGGAATGAAAGATACTCATAAAACTTTTGTTAAAGCAAATCAGAAATTTACAATAATGGAAATTTTATTAGAAAACTATAAGCGAAATTATTGA